In Coprothermobacter sp., one DNA window encodes the following:
- a CDS encoding DNA-binding response regulator, whose amino-acid sequence MLVSSRRAGKPATLGERRRATMRVLVVEDEPTMLSALSDALTHERLVVDTALDGRDALGMVHVEQAYDLILLDLMMPHMDGLTFLRTIRSEGHAMPVLVLTARDLTNDKVSGLDAGADDYLTKPFDLDELLARVRALLRRNGNHKTSVLRAGAVELDTVTHVCRVHERTVTLATKEEQLLEYLLRNQGRIVPREELEDHLWDAKASLWSDTLRTHIRYLRAKLDTDPEHPLITTLRGLGYGIVAPSDKGDGHDS is encoded by the coding sequence ATGCTGGTATCATCGAGGCGCGCAGGAAAACCTGCGACATTGGGAGAGAGGAGGAGAGCGACGATGAGAGTATTGGTTGTCGAGGATGAACCGACGATGCTGTCCGCGCTTTCTGACGCACTGACACACGAACGGCTGGTGGTCGATACCGCGCTGGACGGTCGCGATGCACTCGGCATGGTCCACGTCGAACAGGCGTACGACCTGATCCTGCTGGACTTGATGATGCCCCACATGGACGGCCTCACGTTTCTCAGGACGATCCGGTCCGAGGGACATGCCATGCCCGTGCTGGTGCTGACTGCCCGGGACCTCACAAATGACAAAGTCTCCGGCCTGGACGCGGGCGCCGACGACTACCTGACCAAACCCTTCGACCTCGATGAACTGCTGGCACGCGTGCGTGCGCTCCTGCGCAGGAATGGAAACCACAAGACATCTGTTCTGCGGGCGGGAGCAGTAGAGCTGGACACTGTCACCCATGTCTGCCGTGTGCACGAAAGGACGGTGACATTGGCCACCAAGGAAGAGCAGCTTCTCGAATATCTGCTGCGCAACCAGGGCCGCATCGTGCCGCGCGAGGAACTGGAAGACCACCTGTGGGACGCCAAGGCATCGCTGTGGTCCGACACGCTGCGCACGCATATTCGGTATCTGCGTGCCAAGCTGGACACTGACCCGGAGCATCCACTCATCACGACCCTGCGTGGACTGGGCTACGGCATCGTCGCCCCCTCCGACAAGGGAGACGGACATGACTCATAA
- a CDS encoding M48 family peptidase, with the protein MSMKKPEGEQRTSPVAGAYVLVRSRRRTVGLEVRSDATLVVRATARTPVWFVESLLREKARWIEDKLAKARSHVSLLPRHDFLTGERFPYLGREWPFVVVAFQETPLTFDEKTGFILDMATFDRGEGVFEEWYRARARDLLAERVHHYAPLVGVSVPRLRITGAERRWGSCSTSGTVSFAWRLIMAPMDVVDYVVVHELAHCCEMNHSDRFWAVVASVLPDYDARRRWLKDHGGTLTI; encoded by the coding sequence ATGAGCATGAAGAAACCCGAAGGGGAGCAACGCACGAGTCCCGTCGCGGGCGCATATGTGCTGGTACGGTCCCGCCGCCGGACTGTGGGGCTGGAGGTCCGGTCCGACGCTACGCTGGTGGTGCGGGCGACCGCACGGACGCCGGTGTGGTTCGTGGAGTCCCTGCTAAGGGAGAAGGCGAGATGGATCGAGGACAAGCTTGCGAAGGCGCGCAGCCATGTGTCCCTGCTGCCGAGGCACGACTTCTTGACAGGAGAACGCTTCCCGTACCTGGGACGCGAATGGCCGTTCGTAGTTGTTGCGTTTCAGGAGACACCGCTGACCTTTGACGAGAAGACAGGGTTCATCCTGGACATGGCGACGTTCGATCGCGGAGAAGGGGTCTTCGAGGAGTGGTACCGCGCCCGGGCACGAGACCTTCTTGCTGAACGAGTCCATCACTACGCGCCCCTGGTCGGTGTGAGCGTTCCACGGCTGCGCATCACGGGCGCCGAGCGGCGGTGGGGATCGTGCAGTACCAGCGGCACCGTCAGCTTCGCCTGGCGCCTCATCATGGCTCCCATGGATGTGGTCGACTATGTAGTCGTACACGAGCTGGCACACTGCTGCGAGATGAACCACTCGGACAGGTTCTGGGCAGTCGTCGCGTCGGTCCTGCCAGACTATGACGCGCGCAGGCGCTGGCTGAAGGACCACGGGGGAACACTGACAATCTAG